The genomic DNA TATCAGCCCCATGTTGGTGTGGATGATGCCATCATTTGTCTGCTACAGAAGGCATACTCCACACTGGACAGACCCAACACCACTGTCCGCGTCACACTCTTTGATTTCTCCAGCGCCTTCAATACCATCCAGCCCAGACTGCTGAAGGCCAAGCTGAAAGACATGCAGGTGGGCGCTCCCCATATCGAATGGATTACAGACCATCTGAAGGGCAGACTGCAGTTTGTGAAGGTACAGAGCTGTGTGTCTGACCGTCTGACCTCCAACACCGGGGCCCCCCAGGGAACTGTGCCGTCCCCCTTCCGCTTCACCACCTACACTTCGGACTTCCAGTACAGCACCAAGTTGTGTCACCAACAGAAATTCTCGGATGGTATGGCCATAGTAGGTTGTATGGAGAACGGGAGGGAGGATGAATACAGGAACCTGGTGGGCCGGTTTGTGCAGCGAGAACCACCTGCAGTTGAATGTGGCAAAGACCAAGGAGATGGTGGTGGATTTCAGGAGGAACAAGTTTACACCCTATCCTGTCTGCATAAATGGGACTGATGTAGAGATTGGCCAGACTTACAAGTACCTGGGAGTGAGTCTGGACAACAAGCTGGAGTGGCCCACAAACACTGAGGCTGTCTACAAGAAGGGCCTGAACTGGCTCTACTTCCTCAGGAGGCTCAGGTCCTTCAATGTATGCAACCGTGTGCTTCTGTtattttatcagtctgtggtggCGATCATCATCTTCTTTGCTGTGGTGTGCTGGGGCGCAGGCATCAAGGTGAAAGATGCCAACAGACTGAATAAATTCATCAGGAAAGCCCAGTCTGTGGTTGGCTGTCAGTTGGACAagctggaggaggtggtggtggagcaGAGGATGCTGACCAAATTGCTGGCCATCATGGACAGCACCTCCCACACTGTGGACACTGAGGAGcagcttcagcaacagactgatAGAACCCCGCTGCCCCAAAGAACATTACAGGAGATCAGTCCTCCCCACGGCAATAAGACTCTTCAATATGTCTGTGTCTGGCAGTTCACACACTGTCTGCTGATTAAACCACTGTACATACTGGACACCTTACATTACATCTGTAAACTATCTGCACTTATTTATATCATTGCACATCTAAGCACATCCTCATTTGCATATTATGTTCATTTGCACATATCTgtatcactcttgtatattcttgcatatattgttatttttttctttctatattatattttattccattttattttaaattactttcACTTAATACCTGatcctaatattgtgttgtcttgtttacACCTCTTGTTGAATacccagctgctgtaacacaatttccctctggggatgaCTAAAGCCTGTCTAAGACTAAGTAGATCCTATGTATTAGAGatatgtttttcttattttttggaAATCCACTTCATTTGCATTTGATCTTAAGCACCAAAACTGGTTTGCCAGAAGTTGCTGCATTCTCTCCCTCCACCAGAAACTTCTGAACATCTCCTAAAAACCTGAAGATTCTAGGACATATACTTCAAGATGTATGGATGTCTGAAAATGATATCTCGTTCAATTTCCAACACGAGAATGATTTATTACAAATTTTCATTgagtgaaaaaatattaaaacgctggaatttcagctttaaaaatgGGCAGATCCCAGTTTCAGATGTGAGACATCATTCCTACAAAGTTTCAAGAGATTCTGAAATGGTCTAGCAGCTGACCTTCCCTAATCTCTTTGAGTTGAGATGGAATGAACCATAGAGTATAACAGCTGGTACCAGTCTTCTTCacatcctccacctccacaaTGAGGCAGGATAAGTCATTTTCACAGTctttgtcatcatcatcactgagGATGATTATTTCTCCACTGTCCGCCGTAGTGCACATCAGAAACCCTGCCACAAtaaagacaggaaatgacaacaATTATAGCAGAATCTAAACATTAGGGACTCTACAGCGGTCGAGTGAGTCAAACATCAAACCCTGCGTGTTTTGCTCCCCGCTGAAAGATTAGAGGCTCGGTTTCTGGTTTGAGGAAACTGGTCCATGACTGACATTTAGAGGACACatgacctgttttttttccagtccaAACGAAACAGCATTAGCCGTTTCTTACTTTTAAGCTAGCTTTCTTTGATGCAGGTACCAAAGTTAAATACACGTAAAGTTGACTTCCCGCTATAATTTTTATATGTTTCATTAAATATGGCCATGTAAACCGATTAACACACGTTTAAGGACGTTTTCTTACCCGAGTTGTTCGTTTAAGTAAATGTTGATGTTCGCGCCGGACGGACTCAAAACTCACCATCGACGGATATGACGTAATTGCAGCTTCTTCTTCCTGGATTTTATCGGCGGTTGGCAAAGCAGCCGGACAGCAGTGTGGACTGGAGGACTGAAGTTGAACTACACAGTTCCATATAGTACAATGCCTTGTTTAATGCTTCGTGCacctgattattattattaattataccaacaataataataatcaggtGCACAAAACATTTCACAATGCATTGTACTATATGGAACTGTGTACGAAAACAacaatagggctgcacagtgtcgtggtggttagcacttttggcttgcagctagaagatccccggttcacaagCTGGCCTTCCCAGGATGCTTCTTCTTTCCAGCTTTACCGAActcaaataccagacgattaactGTCACGGGGCAGGTGGGAtttgaacccagagtgcagacacacagacgGCAGGCAGAGAGGGATCAAATCAAGAATTTTAATATACAGATAACCAAGGATGCAAACAGAAATGAATAGTCAACCCCAACCAAACTCCAGTTTAAACTGAGGGAATTCTATTAAACCATACAGAAACTTAAAGTGCTctacaataataacaaaagcAGCCACTACACTGGCTAAAATTATGCTTCCATACAAAatgtatggaatcacaggagtgccgcaataaaatataaataaataaataaataaatgtggaaatataaagagaaataaataaataaatgtggaaatataaagagaaataaataaataaatgtagaaatataaagataaataaataaggaaataaatgtggaaatataaagagaactaaataaataaatgtggaaatataaagggaaataaataaatataaagagaaataaataaatataaagagaaataaatacataaatttggaaatataaagagaaataaataaataaatataaagagaaataaacaaatataaagagaaataaataaataaatttggaagtataaagagaaataaataaaaaaaattaaaaaataaacaaaaacgaAAATTTGGTCtgtgcttttcccttttctcttttttttcccccactttgtcattgtcttttctgttttgcatttgccttttccttttggcactcctcagtccaccaagtaaaaacaaagacaaaagactctgctttcacttggtggactgagctgtcaatcaaatggctctgggcgaggctttctgtccagggtgggTAGTCACCTGATAGGAGAGAGGGGTTTGCTGCAAATGATGAGTGGGTTCTctgcagtgatcattttaaacctgATGAGTTTGGCAGGTTTCCGTGCGGAAAATTTCCGCTCCGctcacctccacatttttctaaccaatGCGGCTCCGTTcgcacggagccgcacggacctcgcggacgcggcaagcataaaacaagctttagccgcacggaaaaacatggcggagggccaggacctactcgtagctgaactctagaaatacgtgcacttatacgattcatcacacagagatcaccgtggtaaccgggttatgaactattcatggtgtgaaataaaactaactgctgaaatgcttttattcggtacaatgccgtgttgtaagtggtgtaaaccatggcaaacttcttcttctctagtttagtgccagagtagaccaggtagacgtgtgtttgagctacactgccccctgcagtttggaagcagacttcttcttctctagtttattactagagtagaccGGGTAGAAGTGTGTTTGAGAtgcactgccccctgcagtttgggagcagacgcgtACGGATGCACACGTTCTCTCGCACGGATTTCCGTGCGGCTGATTTCCGCGCGGCTCGTTCGTGCAGAAAGTATAttcctggtgtcattccatcagtgcttaacttcctggctcatcttggaagagtaggTGCATCATTGACAAGGATGCAGCAACTCAGTTATATtgagtttcattattttcatgacaatttacacttttactgttgCTTTATAGATGACCCACCGTGACCCAATGCACACTTATTATTCACCCTACTTGTGTttgtatctaaataaataatacatatcTGCTTGTATCCCTGCTTTCATGCTATTAGCATTTATATGCTCATTATGTCAATTGTATGTCtaagtattttaaattatttttgtcatgcttaATGATTCAGTTCAATGTACCTGTTTCTTGTAAATGGCCATAAACTCTATTCTGCTCGATTCTATCTCtatattatatgtatataaCAGCCTATagctgtagagagagagagagagagagaaatataaATTATTTGATTACCTTTACAATTAAATCTTTTaatcttaaaacattttctatatatgtatattttttatctttctcttttttgttcatatagctATATATGTAAGtatttacaatgtaaattttacatttatatatttaatggCTGAGTGTAAAAGATTCCCTGGCCTCTGGACCTAAAGAATAAGATAACTAAAATTGCAGggctccattgatggaaagcctttttcagtttttattttttatcaaatgTTCTGTATTAATAGCACATGTTTTGACGTTGACAATAATGTAAACCACATGAAAATCGATTGAGAAATGAACAAATTATGATGCATTTTCAATGTCATGAACTGCTTTTAATGGGAACGTTGCCCCCTCCAAGATGGCCGCCACGTAGGCACGTCGCTTAGCCGGCTGctacagcgcgctagcgtatctagtcttctatatatatctaaaCCTAGCCTTTAGCCGGCTGctacagcgcgctagcgtatctaggcttctatatatatctaaaCCCAGCCTTTAGCCGGCTGctacagcgcgctagcgtatctagtcttctaTACATATCTAAGgtctgaagcagcagcacaggcTTACTAATCTACTGAAGATTCAGTCGATCGGAGTGTGATATCCCAACTGGAGTAGAATAAGCTTTTTCAACAGTTTATGCGACCAAgaaataaacaactttttatatatatatatatatatatatatatatatatatatatatatatatatatatatatatatatatatatatatatatatatatatatatattctaacTCTGGTTTGATATCTATTATTCAGGTCTGGACGAGTTATCGTCATTGACTTTGTGTTCAACATGCTAGGAGGAGCCGTAAACCCCAAACAGAAAGAAGAACATGGTAGTAGCTGCTAGTTTCCCGTCCAAGTGGTTTTTGTAAGTTGGATAAATTATATTGTTTGCTTCCAAGTCAAAGAGAAATCTCGGCATTTTCAGTTATCTCATTCGCTCGATAAATTGTTAAATATGTTGTCGTCCATCGCCTCTTTGCGTGCGCGAAGTGGGAGGAAAATACTGGCTTCCACGTTGTCCATCTTTTTGAAGCCACCACATGCACGAATTCTGACCCGAGTACAGGGTTTGTCTCGACACCGGCCATTCAGGCTTCTCGCACCGACTCCATGCCAGCTGCCCACGGGACTAACTTACAGGTGTCTGTCAGCGTCCTGTCGAGAAGACACCGACCCCCCAGACTCTCTCTCAGTCCGGCCTGACAACGACCGTTTCGGCTCGCTGTCTGCCGACATGGCCTCCAGGAAATTGTTCAGGAAAAGCAGCTCCGGTATCCGTGACCTGCGACACCAAGAAAACGAAGATGAGGAAGCATCTCATCTGAGGCCCGGGAGGAGAAACACGCCGTACTGGTACTTCTTACAGTGCAAGAAGCTGGTTAAAGAGAACAAGGTTGGTGTGGCTGAGCTGGTGTGTCCTGCTAACTTCCCGTGGTGTGTTTTTAAACCTGCGTTGTGCTGTCACAGCTGCAGGAGGCGTTGGAGATGTTCAGCAGAGACATGCTGCAGGGAGAGAGGCTGCAGCCGGAGGAGTACAACTACTCAGTCCTGATCGGAGGCTGTAGTCGAGCTGGACAACTGAAAAAGGCCTTCAAACTCTACAATGATGTAGGGAGGTTTTATTCAGATGCATTCAGTCATAGTTCATTAGCCGCAccttgctaaaaaaaatagtgcATTCTAATACGATGTTCTTGgagtatatatacatatatatgtacacacaatGCCAGTGAAAAGgttggacacaccttttcattcagtggtttttattacttctaattattttctgcattgtagaGTAATACCAAAGACACCAGATTCATCACTGCATGTTACAGTTTTTGCAACTGCATCTGAGGATACACTCAAAGTTCTTAAAATTTTTATGGATCGACTGACCTTCATGTCTTAAattaatgatggactgttgtttcaaCCAATTTAAGTAGTTCTTGCCACACTATTGATTCCTGCAGTTGTCAATTCAGCCTATCCACTGTGTACTAACCCTACCTCTGCACcacacaactgatggtctcaGACACATTAAGAATGCAAGTAATTCCACAAATTGACTCCTGATAATGCACACCTATTAATTGAAATCTATTCCAGGAGACACCCTCATGAAGCTGACTGAGAGAATCCCAAATGTGTTCAAAGCTGCCATCAAAGCCAAAGGGGGCTACTTTAaggaatctaaaatacaaaGCATATTTGGATTTGttcaacacttttttgtttactacgcaattccatatgtgttcttacatagttttgatgtcatcAGTATTAATCCACAAAGtagaaagcaaaataaataaaaaccattgaatgagaaggtgtgtccaaacttttgactggtactgtatgtgtatatacacatacatacagtatCTAGCGCTTGGGAAATACCAGATGCTTGTAACCCTGCCAGGCCTCTAATAATTTCTAAAACCACTTTCACTTACACTTTACAAACTTCACATAACTGACGTTCACATACAGTCACAACCTGTGCTTCATTTCAAGGGGTCTCAgatcagaaatataaaaaatcgGTTAACTGAGTAATATTATAGCATTGGAAGTAGCTGAACCAATATTGTGTGCATGTCACTTCATCTAGAATCTAcatacatagatttttttttttaatgctgactttgtttttattctacaaaaatatgaaatgctGAGCAATTACTAGGTCTCATAATTGGTCACATAATTACACTGTTCTTAGTTTTAGTCTTAGCTCACGAGTTGTACCTCTAGCTTGCAGTGCCTTACTTTAAAGCCCAATATATCCTTTTTTCTAGAGTTGTGATGAGCATTAACGCATAATCAAAGAGCTTCACAATAATGTAGTTGTTTACGAAATGCAATAATTTGTGTGTCTCTTCCAGATGAAGAAGCGAGGTCTCGAGGCTGGAGATGCGACCTACACGGCACTGTTCAACGCCTGCGCTGAATCGCCTTCAAAACAAGCTGGTCTTCAGCAAGCACTGAAGCTGGAGCAAGAACTCCACCGCAAAAACTGTCCCCTGAGCGCCATCACGTACCACGCTCTTCTCAAGACTCATGCACTCACCAACCACCTCCAAGCTTGTATTCACACAATCAGGGTACAACTGATTCCCCACATATGAATGGGTTTCATGGTAGTTTGGTTCACCGAGCTGTGTTCCCTCTAATCATGGGTTTGTGTATGTTTGCAGGAGATGCTACAGAATGGACATGCTGTGACTCAGGAGACGTTTCACTACCTACTGATGGGCTGCTTGAAGGACAAAGAAATAGGATTCAGACTGGCTCTACAAGTAGGGAGATGATTTAAAAGCACCAACTACATtagaaagtaatatttttgacATTGAAGAGAAATCTGTCGATCATCAGGATAGTCCAACTGATGCAAGATTTATGAGGCCAGGAACAATGTTTGGGTGCATTCAAAATTTGAATACCTGTAATGAAACAATAATCTTAATATGGATGCAACAATTTCTATGCACTGGTGGCACCCTTAGCAGAAGGCATTATGTTTTTGGGTGGCTTGTCTGTTGTATTTCATATTTAGTGGAATACTGAATTGGTGACAGTAATCTTGGGTGAACCACAGACTAAATTCTGTTTCAAAAGACATGAAGTTAAGCAGAGGACATGGTAAGCTGGCTTGATGCTCCTGTTGCAAACAGTCTCCTCCTTAAAGGTTTTCAAAGCATCAGTGGATCAGCATTGTGGTTATGGCTTCCTCATTGTTTTTCTAAAGGAGAGCAGTGCAGCTGAAAGATGCAACCTGACGTACAGTGGGGAAAATAAGTATTTGATACACTGCCgattttgcaagttttcccACTGACCAAGAATGGAGAAGTCTTTAATATTTGTCGTACGTACACTTCAACTGTGAGAGACGGAATCTAAACATAAAATCCAGAAAATCACATTGTATGATTTTTAAATacttaatttgcattttattgcatgAAATAAGTATTTCATCACCTACCAACCAGCAAGAATTGTGGCTCTCATGGACCTGTTAGTTTGTCTTCAAGAAGCAATCCTATTCTTCACTCATTTCCTGTATTAATTGCACATGTTTGAACTTGTCACCTATATAGAAGACACTTGTCCACACATTCAATCAATCTTACTCTAACCTCTCCACCATGGGCAAGACCAAAGAGCTGTCTAAGGACACTGGGGACAAAATTGTAGACCTGCATAAGGCTGAGATGGGCCACAAGACAATAGGCAAGCAGCTTTGTGAGAAGGCAACAACTGTTGGCACAATTATtagaaaatggaagaaactCAAAATGACTGTCAATCTCCCTCAGCCTGATGCTCCATGCAAGATCTTGCCTTGTTGAgtatcaattcaattcagttttatttatatagggTCGGATACAATTCAGATtatctcaagacgctttacagaacccatatgcctgaacctcTATCAGTGATCATGAAAAAGTTGAGAGATCAGCCCAGAACTACACAGGAGGTGCTGGTCAATGGCCTGAAGAGAGCTGGGACAGTCTCAAAGGTTATCATTAGTAACACACTACGCTGTCGTTGATTAAAATCCTGCAACACACGCAAGGGTCCCCTGCGCAAGCCAGCAGATGTCCAGGCCCATGTTAAGTTttgggcagtggtggcgcaacagttaagtctctggactactgatcagaagatCAGTGGTTCAAATCCCGATGCTGCCACTgtcgggcccttgagcaaggcctttaacccttcctgctccaggggcgctgtactaTGGCTGACCCTGCACTGTGACCCCGATTGGGATAAgcgaaaagcaacatttcacagtgctgtaatgtgTTTGTGACAAGTAAAGGCAAATTATTATCAGTCTGCCAATGACCATCTGGATGATCCAGAGGAGGCATGggagaaggtcatgtggtcagatgaaaccaaAATAGAACATTGTGGTATAAACTCCACTCACATTgtttggaggaagaagaaggatgaGTACAATCCCAAGAGCACCATCCCAACCGTGAAGAGCATGTGGGTGGaagcatcatgctgtgggggTGCTGGTGCTTTTTTGCCAAGGTGAAAGGACAACTCCACCATATTGAGGGGAGGATGGATGGGGCCAAGTATCGCAAGATTTTGGGCAACAACCTCCTTCCCTCAGGCAGAGCATTGAGGATGGGTTATACCTTCTagcatgacaatgacccaaaacacacagccagGGCAAGTAAGGGCTGGCTCCGTAAGAAGCATTTCAAGGTCCTGGAGTGGTCTAGCTGGTCTCTAGCCctgaatccaatagaaagtctttGGAGGGAGTTGAAACTCCATGTTGCCCAGCaacagccctgaaacctgaaagaTCTGGAGAAGATCTGTATGGAGGAGTGGGCCAAAATCCCTGCTGCAGTGTGTGCAAACCTGGTCAAGAGCTACAGGAAATGTCTGACCTCTGTAATTGTAAGCAAAGGTTGTGGTACCTCATATGAAGTTCTATTTTTCTATTGTATCAAATACTTATTTCATGCAATAAAAtgctaattaattatttaaaaatcatacaatgtgattttctggatttttttgtttatactTTGTTTCTCCCAGTTAAAGTGTAcctacaaaaaaatgacagaccTCTCCATTCTTTGTAAGTGGGAACACTTGCAAAATCAGCATTGTATCAAATACTTATTTTCCCCCACTGTATCATTTGTGACCCACCAGACAGTCATTGCACTCTCCCACAGGTCCTGGAAAACCTGAAAAACCTGGAAAATGATTGACCAATTTTCCAGTCATGGAAAGCAtaaggaaaatgagaaaaaaaggtcaaatgtccTGGAAACGGTTGTTATCCTGGAAACATATTTATCCTCCCCATGTCAATGCAAACGGGTTAGAAGTTATGTGCATGCATGTCTGTTGTCAGCTTATCTTCTGGGCAACATTAAGGCTGGTAGAGTCACGCCCCACATGATGCTATCAGCCAATCAAATTTGCATTCCTGCTTCGAGCAGTTCTGCAATCCAGCTCTTCCAATTGACTTTGTCATTACGTTTAGCGACTTTTCAGACCCCGTTAAGGACTTACCGCCTAGAGACAAAACTAGTGACTATAAGTTGAAAATTGTCGCTAGTGTTGATCCACGAATGTGAGGGTTTTCTCTGCCGTGGGCGGCCACTGGCTCCTCTCTGTCCTACATCGATATTTTagttatatttataaaaatttatgaTTTGCTTGggtattttggcagtgattttgattttaattatgtttgaGAAATGCAGGTGCcacatgtgtaaaaaaaaatctgagttgtgCAGTAAACTGACATGAGACAAAGGAAattgtttttcagtgatttattgaaaatatacaaatatttttaaatgaattgcacCAGAGAAAGTTGAGTTGGAAATTACCCAGTTGAACACTGTAACTCCAGTTTGTCATGCTAGTGAAGTGCTACGCTGTAATCTATTTGCATTATTCTATGATACATTTGTCAGAATTATTTTTCATAGATAAATTATAGCCATAGATTGCACATCAAATGTCTGAgtaataaatatagaaacaatcTGGGTAAATGCACGGTACAACTGTAGTAAAGAACACTTCCAAAGAATGAGGGGGATGGGAATGTATTAGTGTATGACGTGACAACGTGTCTGTAGCGGCTGAAAATGTCCTGGAAAAGTCCTGGAAAATAATTTTAGGGAAAGAGTGGGAACCCTGACAGTGTGACTCAGAACTTACAATGATGTTATCACACACTGTCAACAACTTTAATAACTGTTAAAGTATCTTAACTGTCAATGTTCACTTCAGGTGTGGCGCCAGATGTTGCAGTCAGGAATGATTCCAGACACAAAGAACTATAACTTGCTCTTGAGAATTGCCAGAGATTGTGGGATTGGCGACACCGGTTTGGCCACTGACGTTCTGCTGAGGGACTGTGAGATTCGGAAACAGAGGACAGGTGTGTCAGAGTCCAGGTGCAAGGACATAATAGACATTGACCTACTGGAGAGGCAGTTGTGTTTCCAGCCTGATCCACAAAGTGACACTCAGCAGGACAGCAGACACCGTGAGGAGTTCAACAGCAGACAGGATTCAACCTATATGATgccaatcagaaaaaaagaaaacacctcCCTCCCTGTGAACATACCAGCAGATTCCACTGCCCCTAACCTATTGGACCtttttgaaggaaaaagcaGTGACGTGATCTCCCTCGGCACTGTAGACGGAGCATGTGATAGACTGGCCCTCATCGGTGGTGCTGAAGGTTTCCTGGAGAAGATGGCAGCAAAGGGACTCAGTCCAGAC from Amphiprion ocellaris isolate individual 3 ecotype Okinawa chromosome 4, ASM2253959v1, whole genome shotgun sequence includes the following:
- the ptcd1 gene encoding pentatricopeptide repeat-containing protein 1, mitochondrial isoform X2, with the protein product MLSSIASLRARSGRKILASTLSIFLKPPHARILTRVQGLSRHRPFRLLAPTPCQLPTGLTYRCLSASCREDTDPPDSLSVRPDNDRFGSLSADMASRKLFRKSSSGIRDLRHQENEDEEASHLRPGRRNTPYWYFLQCKKLVKENKLQEALEMFSRDMLQGERLQPEEYNYSVLIGGCSRAGQLKKAFKLYNDMKKRGLEAGDATYTALFNACAESPSKQAGLQQALKLEQELHRKNCPLSAITYHALLKTHALTNHLQACIHTIREMLQNGHAVTQETFHYLLMGCLKDKEIGFRLALQVWRQMLQSGMIPDTKNYNLLLRIARDCGIGDTGLATDVLLRDCEIRKQRTGVSESRCKDIIDIDLLERQLCFQPDPQSDTQQDSRHREEFNSRQDSTYMMPIRKKENTSLPVNIPADSTAPNLLDLFEGKSSDVISLGTVDGACDRLALIGGAEGFLEKMAAKGLSPDLRTLTLLADMMEPGYQCLQALLKVAKQHQLKLDAVFFNSVIRKAAKASDLEGAKAVLSVMRQWNLKVDIQTFGCLALGCEQEKDGLQLLKDMAEAGLRPNIHVFSALIGRASRRLDYVYLKTILKTMSDMGVCPNEVIIRQLEFAAQYPPNYNKCSNRSGCNSFPHGDLVCGLLVSAILLICFAVEKCLSIDNFFVFHYNIARGAKQFTSAFVKDIRKMFCMVFSRNFCW
- the ptcd1 gene encoding pentatricopeptide repeat-containing protein 1, mitochondrial isoform X3, producing the protein MLSSIASLRARSGRKILASTLSIFLKPPHARILTRVQGLSRHRPFRLLAPTPCQLPTGLTYRCLSASCREDTDPPDSLSVRPDNDRFGSLSADMASRKLFRKSSSGIRDLRHQENEDEEASHLRPGRRNTPYWYFLQCKKLVKENKLQEALEMFSRDMLQGERLQPEEYNYSVLIGGCSRAGQLKKAFKLYNDMKKRGLEAGDATYTALFNACAESPSKQAGLQQALKLEQELHRKNCPLSAITYHALLKTHALTNHLQACIHTIREMLQNGHAVTQETFHYLLMGCLKDKEIGFRLALQVWRQMLQSGMIPDTKNYNLLLRIARDCGIGDTGLATDVLLRDCEIRKQRTGVSESRCKDIIDIDLLERQLCFQPDPQSDTQQDSRHREEFNSRQDSTYMMPIRKKENTSLPVNIPADSTAPNLLDLFEGKSSDVISLGTVDGACDRLALIGGAEGFLEKMAAKGLSPDLRTLTLLADMMEPGYQCLQALLKVAKQHQLKLDAVFFNSVIRKAAKASDLEGAKEAGLRPNIHVFSALIGRASRRLDYVYLKTILKTMSDMGVCPNEVIIRQLEFAAQYPPNYNKYKSRNNYLIHIDGFRGYYQQWLRDMPAHNAEDKQAELQADASVMKTKAPDGLTAHKDQGAERRCSSRNRNKTRTVAAL
- the ptcd1 gene encoding pentatricopeptide repeat-containing protein 1, mitochondrial isoform X1 yields the protein MLSSIASLRARSGRKILASTLSIFLKPPHARILTRVQGLSRHRPFRLLAPTPCQLPTGLTYRCLSASCREDTDPPDSLSVRPDNDRFGSLSADMASRKLFRKSSSGIRDLRHQENEDEEASHLRPGRRNTPYWYFLQCKKLVKENKLQEALEMFSRDMLQGERLQPEEYNYSVLIGGCSRAGQLKKAFKLYNDMKKRGLEAGDATYTALFNACAESPSKQAGLQQALKLEQELHRKNCPLSAITYHALLKTHALTNHLQACIHTIREMLQNGHAVTQETFHYLLMGCLKDKEIGFRLALQVWRQMLQSGMIPDTKNYNLLLRIARDCGIGDTGLATDVLLRDCEIRKQRTGVSESRCKDIIDIDLLERQLCFQPDPQSDTQQDSRHREEFNSRQDSTYMMPIRKKENTSLPVNIPADSTAPNLLDLFEGKSSDVISLGTVDGACDRLALIGGAEGFLEKMAAKGLSPDLRTLTLLADMMEPGYQCLQALLKVAKQHQLKLDAVFFNSVIRKAAKASDLEGAKAVLSVMRQWNLKVDIQTFGCLALGCEQEKDGLQLLKDMAEAGLRPNIHVFSALIGRASRRLDYVYLKTILKTMSDMGVCPNEVIIRQLEFAAQYPPNYNKYKSRNNYLIHIDGFRGYYQQWLRDMPAHNAEDKQAELQADASVMKTKAPDGLTAHKDQGAERRCSSRNRNKTRTVAAL